In Phormidium yuhuli AB48, one genomic interval encodes:
- a CDS encoding serine/threonine-protein kinase, with translation MNVRAGTLLNHGKYAIEAPLGQGYFGATYRGTHGQLWQPVILKTLGDTLLSHPNRNEFARQFVEQARLLARCQHPNLARVLDLFDEQGQAFLVLEYVPGDRLVDRINHQGPLSAPEALTVIQQLSQGVEALHQQGLLHRDIKPDHILQVPGSDQLVLVEVGLTRDLTAGAGQTYSGLLSPGYAAPEQYNGAPSSPATDVYALAATAYYLLSGQPPASAPLRDRVPLKSLDDGTPLAPALEEAILIGLDLNPQTRPGSIRDWLAQLPDATDPSPRTHRSRPAAPQPSAPITAELTPARSIFQRPWVPALFATTSVVAAIGGAAAMMSLRSAMSRVPESDPSQLLRSEPSSQSPNSGRSGNGENPLLEIDAWTPGEPNPDAEYTRNRWQAPEPESRDRSSSWSEPSSLPERRPQTNPAPYAETAPPEYLPDPVPEPAPYLDHLDRYDAPPQTEQPFTGDDPLDVPNWSEPVPESLERPWGSEPDWGANPEAKVPDGVQDIPWERGYDKQVPPGSSTQS, from the coding sequence ATGAATGTTCGGGCAGGAACCCTCCTCAATCACGGGAAATATGCGATCGAAGCCCCGCTAGGTCAGGGCTATTTTGGCGCGACCTACCGAGGAACCCACGGGCAGCTCTGGCAGCCCGTCATTCTCAAAACCTTAGGTGATACCTTACTAAGTCATCCTAATCGCAACGAGTTTGCCCGCCAGTTCGTTGAGCAGGCACGGCTGCTGGCCCGTTGTCAGCATCCCAACCTAGCTCGGGTCTTGGATTTATTTGATGAGCAAGGACAGGCCTTTTTGGTTTTAGAGTATGTCCCTGGCGATCGCCTGGTGGACCGCATCAACCATCAAGGTCCGCTCTCAGCCCCGGAGGCCCTAACCGTCATTCAGCAATTGTCCCAAGGGGTCGAGGCCCTTCACCAGCAGGGACTCTTGCACCGAGATATTAAACCTGACCATATTCTGCAAGTGCCAGGGAGCGATCAGCTGGTCCTAGTTGAGGTCGGCTTAACCCGAGACCTAACCGCAGGAGCGGGTCAAACCTACAGTGGTCTACTCTCTCCCGGCTATGCCGCCCCAGAACAGTACAATGGCGCTCCCTCTAGCCCAGCCACTGATGTTTATGCCCTGGCCGCTACGGCCTACTACCTCCTGAGCGGACAGCCCCCCGCTAGTGCCCCCTTGCGCGATCGCGTCCCCCTCAAGTCCTTAGATGATGGCACTCCCCTAGCCCCCGCCTTGGAAGAGGCGATTCTCATCGGTCTCGATCTCAACCCCCAGACCCGTCCTGGAAGCATTCGCGACTGGTTAGCCCAACTCCCAGACGCCACAGACCCGAGCCCCAGGACTCACCGTTCCCGTCCAGCGGCCCCTCAACCGTCGGCCCCCATCACGGCTGAGCTGACCCCAGCCCGGTCAATCTTTCAGCGTCCTTGGGTTCCGGCTCTGTTCGCCACAACCTCTGTGGTGGCCGCCATTGGCGGAGCGGCAGCCATGATGAGCCTGCGGTCAGCAATGAGTCGTGTTCCAGAATCTGACCCCTCTCAACTGTTACGCAGTGAACCCAGTTCACAGTCCCCGAACTCCGGCCGCTCCGGTAACGGGGAGAATCCCCTCCTAGAGATTGATGCCTGGACCCCGGGTGAACCCAACCCGGATGCCGAATATACCCGGAACCGTTGGCAAGCACCAGAACCCGAGAGCCGCGATCGCTCCTCCTCTTGGTCGGAACCCAGTTCCCTTCCTGAACGCCGACCCCAAACTAACCCAGCCCCCTATGCTGAGACGGCTCCCCCTGAGTACCTCCCTGACCCAGTTCCTGAGCCAGCCCCCTACCTGGATCACCTCGACCGTTACGATGCTCCCCCCCAAACAGAGCAGCCCTTTACCGGGGATGACCCCCTGGATGTGCCGAATTGGTCTGAGCCGGTTCCCGAGTCCTTAGAACGGCCTTGGGGGAGCGAGCCGGACTGGGGTGCAAATCCTGAAGCCAAAGTGCCCGATGGCGTTCAGGACATCCCCTGGGAGCGAGGCTATGATAAGCAAGTTCCCCCTGGCAGTTCCACTCAAAGTTAA
- a CDS encoding PP2C family protein-serine/threonine phosphatase: MKPAFAGQTDKGLIRAVNQDAYHIDDAGRFFIVADGMGGHAAGQDASRIAKDAICHYLDLGYNCDDQPATLLKKAFLGANKAIMEDQLVHPENADMGTTAVAILLQPGSDGDIRQVWCANLGDSRIYRFRDGTLEQVTEDDTWVAQAIKAGVLPAEEAREHPWRHVLSQCLGREDMGELEIRGLDVLPGDQFLLCSDGLSEELTDDRIAAELAASKDCDEATTRLIEIAKAEGGRDNITVVLVKF; the protein is encoded by the coding sequence ATGAAACCAGCCTTTGCCGGCCAGACCGATAAAGGTCTAATCCGAGCCGTCAACCAGGACGCTTACCACATCGACGACGCCGGGCGCTTCTTCATTGTGGCCGACGGAATGGGAGGCCATGCTGCCGGACAAGATGCCAGTCGCATTGCCAAGGATGCCATCTGTCATTACCTCGATCTTGGCTACAACTGTGACGATCAACCCGCTACCCTTCTGAAAAAAGCGTTTCTGGGGGCGAACAAGGCCATCATGGAGGATCAACTGGTTCATCCTGAGAATGCCGATATGGGGACAACCGCTGTGGCAATCTTGCTGCAACCGGGTTCTGATGGTGACATTCGTCAGGTTTGGTGTGCCAACTTAGGAGACTCTCGCATTTATCGTTTCCGTGATGGAACCCTAGAGCAAGTCACGGAAGATGATACCTGGGTTGCCCAAGCCATCAAAGCCGGAGTTCTCCCGGCGGAGGAAGCCCGAGAACATCCCTGGCGTCATGTGTTATCCCAATGTCTCGGCCGGGAAGATATGGGTGAACTCGAAATTCGCGGTCTTGATGTTCTCCCCGGAGATCAGTTCCTTCTCTGTAGCGATGGACTCAGCGAAGAACTCACCGACGATCGCATCGCCGCCGAACTCGCCGCTAGCAAAGATTGTGACGAAGCCACGACCCGCCTCATTGAAATAGCGAAGGCGGAGGGAGGACGAGACAACATCACCGTTGTGTTGGTGAAGTTTTAG
- a CDS encoding ABC1 kinase family protein — translation MSALSEDSLPQSTRPERSPLDRPSSDHQRQPPGDRSLLPTASSYRWNRPNYSRNRRRIEIWSFVGRFLFDLWLNERKWSYWGGYSDAKLAARRRRMAIWIRETFLQLGPTFIKLGQLFSTRSDIFPAEYVEELSKLQDRVPAFSSQLAYEIIQEDFGKPAQELYRYFDPVPLAAASLGQVHKAQLKRGEEIVVKVQRPGLKRLFDIDLGIARGVALYLQNHSKWGKGRDWMGIYDECCRILYLEIDYLNEGRNADTFRRNFRGVDWVRVPRVYWRYTSSRVLTLEYRPGIKISHYEALEAAGLDRKHLASLGAIAYLNQLLDHGFFHADPHPGNLAVSPDGALIFYDFGMMGQITSNLRQKLMELFFGIAQRDSDRVVQALIAVEALAPMQDLGPVRRSIQYILDNLMDKPFEEQSVEAITDDLYEIAYDQPFRFPATFTFVMRAFSTLEGVGKGLDPDFNFMEVAKPFAFDLMNQGREDYSNGILSELSRQASEVSSTALGLPRRIEDSLDKLERGDVRVRVRATETDRLLRRMSNMQMTTNYTLLVSALTLSATILVVSGEVWLAGGVAVVAIVLVIALLRLMARINRADRF, via the coding sequence GTGTCTGCCCTGTCTGAGGATTCCTTGCCCCAATCGACCCGCCCTGAGCGATCGCCCCTCGATCGCCCCTCGAGTGATCATCAGCGCCAGCCACCCGGCGATCGCTCCCTCCTTCCGACCGCTTCCTCCTACCGTTGGAACCGTCCCAACTACTCCCGCAACCGCCGCCGCATTGAGATTTGGTCTTTTGTGGGCCGATTTCTCTTTGACTTGTGGCTGAATGAACGCAAGTGGAGTTATTGGGGCGGCTACAGTGATGCCAAATTAGCGGCACGCCGTCGTCGCATGGCCATCTGGATTCGGGAGACCTTCCTACAACTCGGCCCCACCTTCATCAAACTCGGACAACTGTTCTCGACCCGTTCTGATATCTTTCCGGCGGAGTATGTGGAGGAATTGTCCAAACTCCAGGATCGGGTTCCCGCCTTTAGTTCTCAACTGGCCTACGAGATTATTCAGGAAGACTTCGGCAAACCCGCTCAAGAACTCTATCGCTATTTTGACCCGGTTCCCCTTGCCGCCGCCAGTTTAGGCCAAGTCCACAAGGCCCAGCTCAAACGTGGTGAGGAAATCGTCGTTAAGGTCCAACGACCTGGGTTAAAGCGACTCTTTGATATTGACTTGGGTATCGCCCGGGGTGTGGCCCTCTACCTGCAAAATCACTCCAAATGGGGCAAGGGTCGCGATTGGATGGGCATTTATGATGAATGTTGCCGCATTCTCTATCTGGAAATTGACTACCTCAACGAGGGCCGCAATGCCGATACCTTCCGCCGCAACTTTCGTGGCGTCGACTGGGTGCGGGTTCCTCGTGTCTATTGGCGATATACCTCCTCCCGGGTCTTAACCCTGGAATATCGCCCGGGTATCAAAATCAGCCATTATGAAGCCTTAGAAGCCGCTGGGTTGGATCGTAAGCATTTAGCCAGTTTGGGGGCGATCGCCTACCTCAATCAACTCTTAGATCATGGCTTCTTCCATGCCGATCCTCACCCCGGGAATTTGGCCGTGAGTCCTGATGGTGCCTTGATTTTCTATGACTTCGGCATGATGGGGCAGATTACCTCCAACTTACGACAGAAGTTAATGGAGTTGTTTTTTGGCATTGCCCAACGGGACAGCGATCGCGTCGTTCAAGCCCTGATTGCGGTGGAAGCCTTAGCCCCCATGCAAGACCTCGGTCCAGTCCGGCGATCGATTCAATACATTCTGGATAACCTCATGGATAAACCCTTTGAGGAGCAGTCCGTGGAAGCCATCACCGATGACCTCTATGAAATTGCCTATGACCAGCCTTTCCGCTTTCCAGCAACCTTTACCTTTGTCATGCGTGCCTTTTCGACCTTGGAGGGGGTTGGCAAAGGGCTTGATCCCGACTTTAATTTTATGGAGGTGGCGAAACCGTTCGCGTTTGATCTTATGAACCAAGGACGAGAAGACTACAGCAATGGCATTCTCTCGGAACTCAGCCGTCAAGCCAGTGAGGTGAGTTCAACAGCCCTAGGCCTACCTCGGCGTATCGAAGATAGTCTCGATAAACTAGAACGAGGCGATGTACGAGTGCGAGTGCGGGCGACAGAAACCGATCGCCTACTGCGACGCATGAGTAACATGCAAATGACAACAAATTACACCCTCCTTGTGAGTGCGTTGACGTTGTCCGCTACGATCTTAGTAGTCAGTGGCGAAGTTTGGTTAGCCGGAGGTGTCGCCGTCGTGGCGATCGTCCTAGTCATCGCCCTGCTTCGACTCATGGCGCGCATTAACCGAGCGGATCGCTTCTGA
- a CDS encoding DUF6825 family protein codes for MSKSPVHAFFVGRILAEEIGAVLERTVSNSLSAFGQFDAEQRENLRQFSERVVERAERVESDRNAAGPSSGSRPVSTDQDLQALIDGLRAEIAELRSELQRYRNRGDHD; via the coding sequence ATGAGTAAGTCCCCGGTTCACGCCTTCTTTGTTGGTCGTATCCTCGCAGAAGAAATCGGCGCAGTCCTAGAACGGACCGTCTCAAACTCCCTCAGTGCCTTTGGTCAGTTTGACGCTGAACAACGGGAGAACCTACGTCAGTTCTCTGAACGAGTTGTGGAACGAGCGGAGCGGGTTGAGTCCGATCGCAACGCTGCCGGCCCCTCGTCGGGGAGTCGTCCTGTGTCTACAGATCAGGATTTACAGGCTCTCATTGACGGATTGCGGGCAGAAATTGCTGAATTACGCTCTGAACTGCAACGCTACCGTAATCGTGGTGATCACGACTAA
- the ribH gene encoding 6,7-dimethyl-8-ribityllumazine synthase, translated as MAVFEGTFASVAPYRFAIVIARFNDLVTEKLLGGCQDCLKRHGIDVNPEGTQVDYVWVPGSFEIPLVARQLALKGNYNAIICLGAVIRGHTPHFDYVAAEVSKGVAAAGFQTGVPIIFGVLTTDTMQQALERAGIKSNLGWNYAMDALEMASLMSQIGGDSDLTPNPQALPNGEGRPLMRDASPH; from the coding sequence ATGGCAGTTTTTGAAGGAACATTTGCCAGCGTCGCTCCTTACCGCTTCGCTATTGTTATCGCCCGTTTTAATGATCTCGTCACCGAAAAGCTCCTCGGTGGCTGTCAGGACTGCCTCAAACGTCATGGCATCGACGTCAACCCAGAAGGAACCCAAGTGGATTATGTTTGGGTTCCTGGAAGCTTTGAAATTCCCCTCGTCGCTCGGCAACTGGCCCTCAAAGGCAATTACAACGCCATTATCTGCCTCGGAGCCGTGATTCGCGGTCATACCCCTCATTTTGACTACGTAGCGGCGGAGGTCTCCAAGGGAGTCGCAGCGGCCGGCTTCCAAACCGGAGTCCCTATCATCTTCGGGGTTCTGACGACGGATACCATGCAGCAGGCCCTCGAACGAGCCGGAATTAAGAGTAATCTGGGCTGGAACTACGCCATGGATGCCCTGGAAATGGCGAGTTTAATGAGTCAAATTGGCGGAGATTCAGACCTGACCCCAAATCCCCAAGCCCTCCCCAATGGAGAGGGCCGTCCTCTAATGCGTGATGCCTCTCCTCACTAG
- the thrB gene encoding homoserine kinase: MLHPFTVTVPATTANLGPGFDCLGAALSLHNRFSFLPAQKSKTEGPSGSGVTIQVRGEEAARVATGAENLVYQVFCQFFEALGQTPPSLRLEIELGVPLARGLGSSATAIVGGLLGANYWAGNPLSLQALMRMAIDLEGHPDNVVPALLGGCQLAASDNQDWFHCTVAWHPEIVPVVAIPHFELSTAAARQVLPQDYCRADVVFNTAHLALLVKGLETGDGEQLRVGMQDRVHQPYRQKLIPGYGAVHEAAVQAGAYGLAISGAGPTLLALTSTADAPRVVAAMEQAWQRQKTTVTVRSLSLDRQGANISKSVG; encoded by the coding sequence ATGCTTCATCCGTTTACTGTCACCGTCCCGGCTACCACGGCAAACCTCGGACCCGGTTTCGACTGTTTAGGGGCAGCACTGTCGTTACATAACCGATTTTCCTTTTTGCCTGCCCAGAAGAGCAAAACTGAGGGGCCCTCAGGGTCTGGGGTGACGATTCAGGTGCGAGGCGAGGAAGCGGCACGGGTAGCGACGGGGGCTGAGAATTTGGTCTATCAAGTCTTTTGTCAGTTCTTTGAAGCGTTGGGCCAAACACCTCCGAGTTTACGGTTAGAGATTGAGTTGGGAGTGCCCCTAGCCCGAGGGTTGGGGAGTTCTGCTACAGCCATAGTTGGCGGCCTACTCGGGGCCAACTATTGGGCCGGGAATCCCCTGAGTCTCCAGGCCTTGATGCGCATGGCAATTGACTTAGAAGGCCACCCGGATAACGTGGTTCCAGCCCTGTTAGGAGGCTGCCAGTTGGCCGCTAGTGATAACCAGGACTGGTTCCATTGCACAGTGGCGTGGCATCCTGAAATTGTGCCCGTAGTGGCCATCCCCCACTTTGAACTCTCCACTGCCGCCGCTCGGCAAGTCCTGCCTCAAGACTACTGTCGGGCTGATGTGGTCTTTAATACCGCCCATTTAGCCCTACTGGTCAAAGGTCTGGAAACTGGAGATGGGGAACAGTTACGGGTGGGAATGCAGGATCGGGTTCATCAACCCTACCGTCAGAAATTGATTCCTGGCTATGGAGCGGTGCATGAGGCGGCAGTACAGGCAGGGGCCTATGGTTTGGCGATTAGTGGTGCGGGCCCGACTCTCTTAGCCCTGACATCAACGGCAGATGCTCCGAGAGTGGTGGCCGCCATGGAACAGGCCTGGCAGAGGCAGAAAACTACGGTTAC
- a CDS encoding Crp/Fnr family transcriptional regulator, which yields MEEIREFLGQVDLFERLPESQIDAMSAIAKPLHYEKGEPIFFEGDRCLGFFLVQSGRVKVYKTSPDGKEQILHWFERGDRFAEVPAFDGGCYPASAAALEQTSVILIPSQALLALVEQYPSLAFNLLAGLSRNLRRFANLIDTLSLKDVSSRLAGYLLELSDRQNANPVELDLAKGQLAAFLGTIPETLSRTFAKLTQAQLIEVEARQVKIRDCEGLRRLAAGDSGVSGISG from the coding sequence ATGGAAGAGATTCGAGAGTTTTTAGGTCAGGTTGATTTGTTTGAGCGGTTGCCAGAATCGCAAATTGATGCTATGTCGGCGATTGCTAAACCTCTGCACTATGAGAAGGGGGAGCCGATTTTTTTTGAGGGCGATCGCTGTTTGGGCTTCTTTCTGGTGCAGTCGGGACGGGTGAAAGTCTATAAAACTTCCCCAGATGGGAAAGAACAGATTTTACATTGGTTTGAAAGGGGCGATCGCTTTGCCGAAGTCCCCGCCTTTGATGGAGGCTGTTATCCGGCCTCGGCGGCGGCGTTGGAACAAACGTCGGTCATCTTGATTCCTAGTCAAGCGCTTCTGGCCTTGGTGGAACAATACCCGAGCTTGGCCTTTAATTTGCTGGCGGGTTTATCCCGAAATTTACGACGCTTTGCTAATCTCATTGATACGCTCTCCCTGAAAGACGTATCGAGTCGCTTGGCAGGGTACTTGCTGGAGTTGAGCGATCGCCAAAATGCTAACCCAGTCGAGCTGGATCTGGCTAAGGGACAGTTAGCCGCTTTTTTGGGGACAATTCCCGAAACCCTATCTCGGACCTTCGCAAAACTGACTCAAGCTCAACTGATTGAGGTTGAAGCAAGACAGGTTAAAATCCGTGATTGCGAGGGTTTACGACGTTTAGCTGCCGGAGACTCAGGAGTAAGTGGAATATCTGGCTAA
- a CDS encoding universal stress protein, with amino-acid sequence MSLGRKPYMFQNLLICTDLHDGLHRLVRFVPSLAASGIRKLVFFHSVRLDDDRGVAKVDKPAMEAARQYLSTAQENVPDGVKVEVVVESDRIVENILNTIKTHHCDLVLLGANNKTLLNETLFGSTTAELVERIKIPLLVIRPALMSTYTEEELDLRCRHLLRYLLIAYDDSKTARSLVQQITQVARDRPENSLESCLLAWAIESKHRREIPQSQTLEDAQTVLAAVKQDLEQLNLTVATEVRQQERLQAMMSLAMEYDISAIAVNSPSIPRLLEWSRPNFANLLLRRSWHPVLFFPDPA; translated from the coding sequence ATGTCTTTGGGACGCAAGCCTTATATGTTTCAAAACCTTCTCATCTGCACTGACCTACACGACGGTCTACATCGCCTGGTTCGCTTCGTTCCTAGCCTTGCCGCATCAGGAATCCGTAAACTCGTTTTCTTCCACTCCGTTCGACTCGATGACGATCGCGGCGTTGCCAAAGTGGATAAACCCGCGATGGAAGCCGCTCGTCAATACCTTTCTACTGCCCAGGAGAACGTCCCCGATGGCGTCAAGGTAGAGGTGGTGGTTGAATCCGATCGCATTGTCGAGAACATCCTCAACACCATTAAAACCCATCACTGTGACCTCGTGCTGCTGGGGGCCAACAACAAAACTCTCCTGAATGAAACACTCTTTGGCAGTACCACCGCTGAGCTGGTAGAACGAATTAAGATTCCTCTTTTGGTCATCCGTCCGGCCTTGATGTCCACCTACACCGAAGAAGAACTCGATCTACGCTGCCGTCATCTGTTGCGCTATCTCCTCATTGCCTATGATGACAGCAAAACGGCGAGAAGTCTCGTGCAACAGATTACTCAGGTAGCCCGCGATCGCCCTGAGAACTCCTTAGAATCCTGTCTCCTAGCTTGGGCCATTGAGTCCAAACATCGCCGCGAGATTCCCCAATCGCAAACCCTAGAGGATGCTCAGACAGTCCTCGCCGCCGTCAAACAAGACCTAGAACAGTTGAATCTAACCGTCGCCACCGAAGTCCGACAGCAAGAGCGGTTGCAGGCTATGATGAGCCTGGCGATGGAGTATGACATCAGTGCGATCGCCGTCAACTCCCCGAGCATTCCCCGCCTCCTGGAGTGGTCGCGGCCCAACTTCGCCAACCTCCTCTTACGCCGCAGTTGGCATCCCGTTCTCTTCTTCCCCGATCCCGCCTGA
- the hcp gene encoding hydroxylamine reductase, with amino-acid sequence MFCSQCEQTTRGEGCFNWGACGKSPDVDALQDLLTHALRGLAEVVIEARSANLNLPTANRFACEALFATLTNVNFDGDRFAAYIQETVERREFLQRQFPKTHPWSDLAQFQPAGDRDRLIQQGKEAEYQFISQGSGDVDIFSLKLTVLYGLKGIAAYAHHAAELGQESDRVYDYFYDALAALGRGDLDLNDWVSLALKLGEINLLAMELLDAANTGAYGHPVPTAVPITPRPGKAILISGHDLKDVEALLQQTAGKGIDVYTHGELLPAHGYPRLKQTYPHLYGHYGTAWQNQPQEFSAFPGPILMTTNCLMPPNTKYEDRVFTLGAVGYPHLPHLSREDLSPVIEQALALPGFTETPERRTVTTGFARNAVLGVADTVVEAVKGGQIRHFFLVGGCDGAKSGRNYYTEFVENVPDDCVVLTLACGKFRFFDKDLGEIGGLPRLMDVGQCNDAYSAIQIALALADAFDTDVNQLPLSMVLSWYEQKAVSILLTLLHLGIRNIRLGPTLPAFISPRVFELLSQTYNLQGISTAEADLAACLAGR; translated from the coding sequence ATGTTTTGTAGCCAATGCGAACAAACCACCCGAGGCGAAGGCTGTTTCAACTGGGGAGCCTGCGGTAAAAGCCCCGACGTTGATGCCTTACAAGACCTTCTCACCCATGCCCTGCGGGGACTCGCCGAAGTCGTCATCGAGGCTCGTTCCGCCAATCTAAATCTGCCCACCGCCAATCGTTTCGCCTGTGAAGCCCTCTTCGCCACCCTCACCAACGTCAACTTCGACGGCGATCGCTTTGCGGCTTATATTCAAGAAACCGTGGAACGGCGAGAGTTCCTACAACGGCAATTCCCCAAAACCCATCCTTGGTCAGACTTAGCCCAATTCCAACCCGCCGGCGATCGCGATCGCCTCATTCAACAGGGCAAAGAAGCTGAATATCAATTCATTAGCCAAGGCTCGGGGGATGTGGACATCTTCTCCCTCAAACTCACCGTTCTCTATGGCTTAAAAGGAATCGCCGCCTACGCCCATCATGCCGCTGAACTGGGGCAAGAGAGCGATCGCGTCTATGACTACTTCTACGATGCCCTAGCCGCCCTGGGACGAGGAGATCTCGACCTCAACGACTGGGTCAGCCTCGCCCTAAAACTAGGAGAAATCAACCTCCTCGCCATGGAACTCCTCGATGCGGCTAACACCGGGGCCTACGGTCATCCTGTCCCCACCGCCGTTCCCATCACCCCACGGCCCGGCAAAGCCATTCTCATCTCCGGCCATGACCTCAAAGATGTGGAAGCCCTCCTGCAACAAACAGCCGGCAAAGGCATTGATGTCTACACCCACGGCGAACTCCTCCCGGCCCATGGCTATCCTCGCCTCAAACAAACCTACCCCCATCTCTACGGTCACTATGGAACCGCATGGCAAAACCAACCCCAGGAGTTTTCCGCCTTCCCCGGTCCCATTCTCATGACCACCAACTGTCTGATGCCCCCCAACACCAAGTACGAAGACCGCGTCTTCACCCTCGGGGCCGTTGGCTATCCCCATCTCCCCCATCTAAGCCGCGAGGACCTCTCCCCTGTTATTGAACAGGCCCTGGCCCTACCGGGTTTTACAGAAACCCCAGAGCGGCGAACCGTTACCACCGGCTTTGCCCGTAATGCGGTCCTAGGAGTTGCCGATACAGTGGTTGAAGCAGTCAAAGGGGGTCAGATTCGTCACTTCTTCCTCGTGGGCGGTTGTGACGGGGCGAAATCGGGACGGAATTACTACACCGAGTTCGTCGAAAACGTCCCCGACGACTGTGTTGTCTTGACCCTGGCCTGTGGCAAATTCCGCTTCTTTGACAAAGACTTAGGGGAGATTGGCGGCCTACCACGACTGATGGACGTGGGGCAATGCAATGATGCTTACTCCGCCATCCAAATCGCCTTAGCCTTAGCCGACGCCTTTGATACGGATGTGAATCAACTGCCCCTATCCATGGTTCTGTCCTGGTACGAGCAGAAAGCCGTCTCCATCTTGCTCACCCTTCTCCATCTCGGGATTCGCAATATCCGCCTCGGCCCAACTTTGCCCGCATTCATCTCACCCCGTGTCTTTGAGTTGCTCTCACAAACCTACAACCTCCAGGGAATTTCTACCGCTGAAGCCGATTTAGCCGCTTGTCTAGCGGGACGGTAA
- a CDS encoding NblA/ycf18 family protein — protein sequence MDQPIQLSLEQQFSLRSFETQVAQMSHEQAQQFLLKLYEQMMLREVTYKNLLKHQWGIEPNGMS from the coding sequence ATGGACCAACCGATCCAACTCAGTCTCGAACAGCAGTTTAGTCTGCGTTCCTTTGAAACCCAAGTGGCTCAAATGAGCCATGAGCAAGCCCAACAGTTCCTTCTGAAACTGTACGAACAAATGATGTTGCGCGAGGTAACCTACAAAAATCTGCTCAAACACCAATGGGGCATTGAACCCAACGGAATGTCGTAG
- the psbZ gene encoding photosystem II reaction center protein PsbZ, with translation MFSIIFQLCLAALVFWSFIMVIGVPVAYASPQNWDQSKGLIWIGSGIWVALVLAVGVLNYLVV, from the coding sequence ATGTTTTCAATTATTTTTCAACTCTGCTTAGCTGCCCTAGTCTTCTGGTCTTTCATTATGGTGATTGGGGTTCCCGTAGCTTACGCCTCTCCCCAAAACTGGGATCAGTCCAAAGGACTGATCTGGATTGGTTCAGGAATCTGGGTGGCCCTAGTTCTCGCCGTGGGTGTTTTGAACTACCTCGTCGTTTAA